In Sphingomonas sp., a single window of DNA contains:
- the uvrC gene encoding excinuclease ABC subunit UvrC: protein MNDPNSPDRFNEEKATFAVRGAETPDLEAGVAAIRNVLQTLPIRPGVYRMQDARGDVLYVGKARALKNRVTNYTQVNRLSKRLQRMVAQTRSMTIVTTNNEAEALLLEAQLIKRYRPPYNVLLRDDKSFPFILLRQDHDFARVQLHRGARRAKGDYFGPFAGAGQVRKTLNALQKLFLLRSCTDSFFANRDRPCLLYQIRRCSAPCVGRIDQQGYAELVNDARDFLQGRSTKVQARLGEQMQAAAENLDFELAAILRDRLKALTFIQGSQAINAEGVGDADIFALAAKSGVIGIEAFFIRGGQNWGHRSFFPSHTQDVPEDEVLAAFLMQFYEEVPPARNVFVDRELPEADLLAEAMSERAGHKVVLSVPQRGSRRRLLDQAKRNAEEALDRRLAESTTQAKLLREMADLFDLPEPPNRIEVYDNSHIQGTNAVGAMIVAGPEGFRKSQYRKFNIKRPETIAGDDYGMMREVLSRRFARAQDEDPDRSQGDWPDLVLLDGGKGQLSVAKAVLEEMGIEDVCMVGVAKGPHHGRDGREVFHLMDGSERMLPVNAPLLFYLQRLRDEVHRFVIGAHRDKRAKAIGASPLDEVPGIGPARKKALLMHFGTGRAVRNASLEDLQKAPGVSAGVAQQVYDFYHSR, encoded by the coding sequence ATGAACGACCCCAATTCCCCCGATCGATTCAACGAGGAAAAAGCCACCTTCGCGGTCCGCGGCGCCGAGACGCCCGACCTCGAGGCCGGTGTGGCCGCGATCCGCAACGTGCTGCAGACGCTGCCCATTCGCCCCGGCGTATATCGCATGCAGGATGCCCGCGGCGACGTGCTGTACGTAGGCAAGGCGCGCGCGCTGAAGAACCGGGTGACCAACTACACCCAGGTCAATCGCCTGTCGAAGCGGCTCCAGCGCATGGTCGCGCAGACCCGCTCGATGACGATCGTCACGACCAACAACGAGGCCGAGGCGCTGCTGCTCGAGGCGCAGCTGATTAAGCGCTATCGGCCGCCCTACAATGTGCTGCTGCGCGACGATAAGTCGTTCCCGTTCATCCTGCTGCGCCAGGATCACGACTTCGCGCGCGTCCAGCTCCATCGCGGCGCGCGGCGGGCCAAGGGCGATTATTTTGGGCCGTTCGCCGGTGCCGGCCAGGTGCGCAAGACGCTCAACGCGCTGCAGAAGCTGTTCCTGCTGCGCAGCTGCACTGACAGCTTCTTCGCCAATCGCGACCGGCCGTGCCTGCTCTACCAGATCCGCCGCTGCTCGGCACCCTGCGTCGGCCGGATCGACCAGCAAGGCTATGCCGAGCTGGTCAACGACGCGCGCGACTTCCTGCAGGGCCGCTCGACCAAGGTCCAGGCCAGGCTGGGCGAGCAGATGCAAGCGGCGGCGGAAAATCTCGATTTCGAGCTGGCCGCGATCCTGCGCGACCGGCTGAAGGCGCTCACCTTCATCCAGGGCAGCCAGGCGATCAACGCGGAAGGCGTCGGCGATGCCGACATCTTCGCGCTTGCCGCCAAGTCCGGCGTGATCGGCATTGAGGCCTTCTTCATCCGCGGCGGGCAGAATTGGGGCCATCGCAGCTTCTTCCCCAGCCACACCCAGGACGTGCCCGAGGACGAGGTGCTCGCCGCCTTCCTCATGCAATTTTACGAGGAAGTGCCGCCCGCACGAAACGTGTTCGTCGATCGCGAGCTGCCCGAAGCGGACCTGCTCGCCGAGGCCATGAGCGAGCGCGCCGGGCACAAGGTGGTGCTGTCGGTCCCACAGCGCGGCTCGCGCCGCCGCTTGCTTGACCAGGCCAAGCGCAACGCCGAGGAAGCGCTCGATCGCCGCCTTGCCGAGAGCACGACGCAGGCCAAGCTGCTCCGCGAAATGGCCGATCTGTTCGACCTGCCCGAGCCGCCCAACCGGATCGAGGTCTACGACAACAGCCATATCCAGGGCACTAATGCGGTGGGCGCGATGATCGTCGCGGGGCCCGAGGGCTTCCGCAAGAGCCAGTATCGCAAGTTCAACATCAAGCGCCCCGAGACGATCGCCGGCGACGATTACGGGATGATGCGCGAGGTGCTCAGCCGCCGCTTCGCCCGCGCGCAGGACGAGGACCCCGATCGCAGCCAGGGCGACTGGCCCGACCTGGTGCTGCTCGACGGCGGCAAGGGCCAATTGAGCGTCGCCAAGGCGGTGCTTGAGGAAATGGGAATCGAGGATGTCTGCATGGTCGGCGTCGCCAAGGGCCCGCACCATGGGCGCGACGGCCGCGAAGTGTTCCACCTGATGGACGGCAGCGAGCGGATGCTGCCGGTCAACGCGCCCTTGCTCTTCTACCTCCAGCGCCTGCGCGACGAGGTCCACCGCTTTGTCATCGGCGCGCACCGCGACAAGCGCGCCAAGGCGATCGGTGCGAGCCCGCTCGACGAGGTGCCCGGCATCGGTCCGGCGCGGAAGAAGGCGCTGCTGATGCACTTCGGTACCGGGCGTGCGGTACGCAATGCCAGTCTGGAAGATCTGCAGAAGGCGCCGGGGGTCTCCGCGGGTGTCGCGCAGCAGGTGTACGACTTCTACCACAGCCGCTAG
- a CDS encoding ATPase, which yields MPQLDQISEIYASQVFWLAIVFALIYFGIGKAMVPKIERTMEDRSARISGDLAAAEAARDAAKAADEAYQAGLEAARAEALRVTAGAKAQAATATEAKLKAAHAADEARLADATRSIAEREQAAIGEIEAATVEAVEAIVARVSGVAVDRVSVEQKVKAALAHG from the coding sequence ATGCCCCAGTTAGATCAGATTTCGGAGATCTACGCTTCGCAGGTCTTCTGGCTCGCGATCGTATTTGCCCTGATCTACTTCGGGATCGGCAAGGCGATGGTCCCGAAGATCGAGCGGACGATGGAAGATCGTTCCGCCCGCATCAGCGGCGACCTCGCGGCAGCCGAGGCGGCGCGCGACGCCGCCAAGGCTGCGGACGAGGCCTACCAGGCGGGGCTGGAAGCTGCCCGTGCCGAGGCGCTGCGGGTGACCGCCGGCGCCAAGGCACAGGCGGCAACCGCCACCGAAGCCAAGCTCAAGGCCGCGCATGCAGCCGATGAAGCACGGCTGGCCGACGCGACCCGCTCGATCGCCGAGCGCGAGCAGGCGGCGATCGGCGAGATCGAAGCGGCGACCGTCGAGGCGGTCGAGGCGATCGTCGCCCGCGTGTCGGGCGTCGCGGTCGACCGCGTCAGCGTCGAACAGAAGGTGAAGGCGGCGCTTGCCCATGGCTGA
- a CDS encoding F0F1 ATP synthase subunit C, with protein MYIGAGLAAIGIGLAALGVGNVFGSFLEGALRNPGAADGQQGRLFIGFAASELLGLIAFVVAILILFVVK; from the coding sequence ATGTACATCGGTGCCGGCCTGGCTGCGATCGGTATCGGCCTTGCCGCGCTCGGCGTGGGCAACGTGTTCGGTTCGTTCCTCGAAGGCGCGCTGCGCAACCCGGGTGCGGCTGACGGCCAGCAGGGCCGCCTGTTCATCGGTTTCGCCGCGTCGGAACTGCTGGGCCTGATCGCGTTCGTCGTCGCGATCCTGATCCTCTTCGTCGTCAAGTAA
- a CDS encoding F0F1 ATP synthase subunit A: MSAGKIDPMEQFKVEPVLGRHIDLFGYDISFTNSALFMFVVAALLFIFMVGGLQRKLIPGKWQLMVEGAVGFIDSMVNVNIGKGGKKFAPYIFSLFFFILFANLVGVLPLAILPGLHTFAVTSHITVTAVLAFFSFGIVLAVGLIKHGFKFFSLFVPHGAPVWLMPVIVPVELISFLVRPFSLGLRLFVAMTAGHILLEVFGSFVVQGFGSHTALGGLVGVLSFLMIVGVSALELLVCAIQAYVFALLTSLYLHDAVHLH; the protein is encoded by the coding sequence GTGAGCGCCGGCAAAATCGATCCGATGGAGCAGTTCAAGGTCGAGCCCGTACTGGGCCGGCATATCGACCTGTTCGGCTATGACATCTCCTTCACCAACTCGGCGCTGTTCATGTTCGTGGTCGCCGCGCTGCTGTTCATCTTCATGGTGGGCGGCCTGCAGCGCAAGCTGATCCCGGGCAAGTGGCAGCTGATGGTGGAAGGCGCGGTCGGGTTCATCGACTCGATGGTGAATGTGAACATCGGCAAGGGCGGCAAGAAGTTCGCGCCGTACATCTTCTCGCTGTTCTTCTTCATCCTGTTCGCGAACCTGGTCGGCGTGCTGCCGCTGGCGATCCTGCCGGGGCTGCACACCTTCGCGGTGACCAGCCACATCACCGTTACCGCGGTGCTTGCCTTCTTCTCGTTCGGCATCGTCCTCGCGGTCGGCCTGATCAAGCACGGCTTCAAGTTCTTCTCGCTGTTCGTGCCGCACGGCGCGCCGGTGTGGCTGATGCCGGTGATCGTGCCCGTCGAGCTGATCTCGTTCCTGGTGCGTCCGTTCTCGCTCGGCCTGCGACTGTTTGTCGCGATGACCGCCGGGCACATCCTGCTCGAGGTGTTCGGCAGCTTCGTCGTCCAGGGCTTCGGCAGCCACACGGCGCTGGGCGGCCTGGTCGGGGTGCTGAGCTTCCTCATGATCGTTGGCGTCAGCGCGCTCGAGCTGCTGGTCTGCGCGATCCAGGCCTATGTGTTCGCGCTGCTGACCTCGCTGTATCTCCACGACGCGGTGCACCTGCACTAA
- a CDS encoding AtpZ/AtpI family protein, with amino-acid sequence MLALSDDPIRSDLDRRIADAKAAVREGQTPVRKPEKGYKQGSRVLAELIGAPLGGGVIGFALDRWLGTSPWGLLILLVLSVIVAFRNIYKISKERAE; translated from the coding sequence GTGCTCGCTTTGTCTGACGACCCTATCCGTTCCGACCTCGACCGACGCATCGCCGATGCGAAGGCGGCGGTGCGCGAGGGGCAGACGCCGGTGCGCAAGCCCGAAAAGGGCTATAAGCAGGGCTCGCGGGTGCTCGCCGAACTGATCGGCGCACCGCTGGGCGGCGGGGTGATCGGCTTCGCGCTGGATCGCTGGCTGGGAACGAGCCCCTGGGGGCTCTTGATCCTGCTGGTGCTCAGCGTGATCGTGGCGTTTCGCAACATCTACAAGATTTCGAAGGAGCGCGCAGAGTGA
- the radC gene encoding RadC family protein: MSDEAPDNSGHRSRLRKRLFEGGPEALLDHELVEYLLALTIPRKDTKPLAKTLLKEFGGLPGLLAADADAMLRIEGIKDTQIAALKAVHAAALRLLQARLREQPVLANWQALLDYLRADMAPHAIERVRVLHLNTRNMLIRDELMNEGSIDEAPLYVRQVIARALHLGSAALILVHNHPSGDPSPSRADIDVTRKVAEAGKPLGIVVHDHIIIGSEGHASLRAKGLI, from the coding sequence ATGTCCGACGAGGCTCCCGACAACAGCGGCCACCGCTCAAGGCTGCGCAAGCGCCTGTTCGAGGGCGGGCCGGAGGCGCTGCTCGACCATGAGCTGGTCGAATATCTGCTGGCGCTGACCATCCCGCGCAAGGACACCAAGCCGCTCGCCAAGACGCTGCTCAAGGAGTTTGGCGGCCTGCCCGGCCTGCTCGCCGCCGATGCCGATGCGATGCTGCGGATCGAGGGCATCAAGGACACCCAGATCGCCGCGCTCAAGGCGGTGCATGCGGCTGCGCTGCGGCTGCTCCAGGCGCGGTTGCGCGAACAGCCGGTGCTGGCCAACTGGCAGGCGCTACTCGACTATCTGCGCGCCGACATGGCGCCGCACGCGATCGAGCGGGTGCGCGTGCTCCACCTCAACACCCGCAACATGCTGATCCGCGACGAGCTGATGAACGAGGGCTCGATCGACGAGGCGCCGCTCTATGTCCGCCAGGTGATCGCCCGCGCGCTGCACCTGGGCTCGGCGGCGCTGATCCTGGTCCACAACCACCCCTCGGGCGACCCGAGCCCCAGCCGCGCCGACATCGACGTGACGCGCAAGGTCGCCGAAGCGGGCAAGCCGCTCGGTATCGTGGTGCACGACCACATCATCATCGGCAGCGAAGGCCATGCCAGCCTGCGGGCGAAGGGGCTGATCTAG
- a CDS encoding SspB family protein, with protein MNASVPDSLIPYDEIVQEALRAVVGRVLGSVAQSGGLPGAHHFYITFKTQAPGVDIPQRLMERFPDEMTIVLQHRYWDLTVDDRKFSVGLSFNQIPSILTIPFAAITGFHDPAVNFELRFQATEGPDGPEPHEHDDAENDGDGPVAKPAEDGSNVVSVDFKRKK; from the coding sequence ATGAATGCCTCCGTGCCCGATAGTTTGATTCCGTATGACGAGATCGTGCAGGAAGCCCTGCGCGCCGTGGTGGGCCGTGTGCTCGGCTCGGTGGCGCAGTCGGGCGGCCTGCCGGGCGCGCATCATTTCTACATCACCTTCAAGACGCAGGCGCCGGGAGTCGACATCCCGCAGCGGCTGATGGAGCGATTCCCGGACGAGATGACCATCGTCCTCCAGCACCGCTACTGGGACCTGACGGTGGACGACCGGAAATTCTCGGTGGGGCTCAGCTTCAACCAGATCCCGTCGATCCTGACGATCCCGTTCGCGGCGATCACCGGCTTCCACGATCCGGCGGTGAATTTCGAGCTGCGCTTCCAGGCGACCGAGGGCCCCGACGGCCCCGAGCCGCACGAGCATGACGACGCCGAGAATGACGGCGACGGTCCGGTGGCCAAGCCCGCCGAGGATGGCTCGAACGTCGTGTCGGTGGACTTCAAGCGGAAGAAGTAG
- the hisB gene encoding imidazoleglycerol-phosphate dehydratase HisB: MRTATISRKTSETSIDVTVNLDGTGVYNISTGIGFFDHMLEQLSRHGLIDMDVKTVGDLHIDQHHTVEDTGLAIGEAVAKALGDKKGIRRYADALSPMDETLTRVAIDISGRPYLVWKTEFSQKKLGEMDTEMFEHWFHSFAQTAGLTLHVETLYGSNNHHIAEAAFKGLARALREAVEIDPRKADAIPSTKGVL; encoded by the coding sequence ATGCGCACCGCGACGATCAGCCGGAAGACCAGCGAAACCTCGATCGACGTCACCGTCAACCTCGACGGCACCGGCGTCTACAACATCAGCACGGGCATCGGATTCTTCGATCACATGCTCGAACAGCTCAGCCGCCACGGCCTGATCGACATGGATGTGAAGACGGTGGGTGACCTCCATATCGACCAGCACCACACGGTGGAGGATACCGGGCTCGCGATCGGTGAGGCCGTTGCAAAGGCGCTGGGCGACAAGAAGGGCATCCGCCGCTACGCCGACGCGCTGTCGCCGATGGACGAGACGCTGACCCGCGTCGCCATCGACATTTCCGGCCGCCCCTATCTCGTCTGGAAGACCGAATTCTCGCAGAAGAAGCTCGGCGAAATGGACACCGAGATGTTCGAACACTGGTTCCACAGCTTTGCCCAGACCGCGGGGCTGACGCTGCACGTCGAGACTTTGTACGGCAGCAACAACCACCATATCGCCGAAGCCGCGTTCAAGGGCCTGGCCCGCGCGCTGCGCGAGGCGGTGGAGATCGATCCGCGCAAGGCGGATGCCATCCCGTCGACCAAGGGAGTGCTGTGA
- a CDS encoding YciI family protein, producing the protein MILVLLTYKVDIAQIDELRPAHVDWLKQGVTDGRLLVAGRKVPVTGGFFMARGTLEEVKAWAAGDPFATAGAAEYEFIEVAPSILAPGLEALGQ; encoded by the coding sequence ATGATCCTCGTGCTGCTGACCTACAAGGTGGATATCGCCCAGATCGACGAACTGCGCCCCGCGCATGTCGACTGGCTCAAGCAGGGCGTCACCGACGGCCGCCTGCTGGTTGCCGGCCGCAAGGTGCCGGTGACCGGCGGCTTCTTCATGGCGCGCGGCACGCTTGAAGAAGTGAAGGCCTGGGCCGCGGGCGATCCCTTCGCCACTGCCGGTGCGGCGGAATATGAATTCATCGAAGTCGCCCCGAGCATCCTCGCACCGGGGCTGGAAGCGCTCGGCCAGTGA
- the hisH gene encoding imidazole glycerol phosphate synthase subunit HisH, with amino-acid sequence MTVALIDYGAGNLHSVHNALKAAGAADIAVTADPAVVLRADRVVLPGVGAFGACASGLRALPSMIEALETRVLRDAVPFLGVCVGMQLLATTGEELGSHAGLGWIPGTVRQLPASPELRVPHMGWNDVVPTVDHPLIERGEAYFLHSFAFDGEAVLATTEHGGPVTAAIGRDNIVGLQFHPEKSQRYGIALLERFLAWKP; translated from the coding sequence GTGACCGTCGCGCTGATCGATTACGGCGCGGGCAACCTCCATTCGGTGCACAATGCGCTGAAGGCGGCGGGTGCTGCCGATATCGCAGTGACGGCGGACCCGGCGGTGGTGCTGCGCGCCGACCGGGTGGTGTTGCCCGGCGTCGGCGCGTTCGGCGCCTGTGCGTCGGGCCTGCGTGCGCTGCCCAGCATGATCGAGGCGCTGGAAACCCGCGTGCTGCGTGACGCGGTGCCGTTCCTCGGCGTGTGCGTCGGCATGCAGTTGCTAGCCACGACCGGCGAAGAACTCGGCAGCCATGCCGGGCTCGGCTGGATCCCCGGCACCGTCCGCCAATTGCCTGCCAGCCCGGAACTGCGCGTGCCGCATATGGGCTGGAACGATGTGGTCCCGACGGTCGACCATCCGCTGATCGAGCGCGGCGAGGCCTATTTCCTCCACAGCTTCGCCTTTGACGGCGAGGCGGTGCTCGCCACCACCGAACATGGCGGCCCGGTGACCGCCGCGATCGGCCGCGACAACATCGTCGGCCTGCAGTTCCACCCGGAA